In bacterium YEK0313, one genomic interval encodes:
- the echA8_9 gene encoding putative enoyl-CoA hydratase echA8, with product MTDLIIERDGPVTTFIRTRSAARNAMNPEGAKALHEALLAFEADGAASVGVLYGAGGAFCAGFDLKHAAAAPDAAAFGGPLDIPDGDTGWPRGPMGPTRLMLSKPVIAAIAGPAVAGGMEIALWCDLRVMEEDAYMGVYCRRWGVPLIDGGTVRLPRIVGQGRALDLILTGRKVEADEALRIGLADRVVPKGTAREAAEALAHEIARFPQGCMRADRASTYAQWDMPVTDALRNEWRISAPMVAAEGVAGAGRFAAGKGRGGDFGSI from the coding sequence ATGACCGATCTCATCATTGAACGCGACGGCCCGGTGACCACCTTCATCCGGACCCGCTCGGCGGCGCGCAATGCGATGAACCCGGAAGGGGCCAAGGCCCTCCATGAGGCGTTGCTCGCCTTCGAGGCGGACGGCGCGGCGAGTGTCGGCGTGCTCTACGGGGCCGGCGGGGCCTTCTGCGCCGGCTTCGACCTGAAACATGCGGCAGCCGCGCCGGACGCCGCCGCTTTCGGCGGGCCGCTGGACATTCCCGACGGCGACACCGGCTGGCCGCGCGGTCCGATGGGACCGACGCGTCTCATGCTGTCGAAACCGGTGATCGCCGCGATTGCCGGCCCGGCGGTGGCCGGCGGCATGGAGATTGCGCTCTGGTGCGACCTGCGCGTCATGGAGGAGGACGCCTATATGGGCGTCTATTGCCGGCGCTGGGGCGTCCCCCTGATCGACGGCGGCACCGTGCGCCTGCCGCGCATCGTCGGACAGGGACGGGCGCTCGACCTGATCCTCACCGGCCGCAAGGTCGAGGCGGACGAGGCGCTGCGCATCGGCCTGGCGGATCGCGTCGTGCCGAAGGGCACGGCGCGCGAAGCCGCCGAGGCTCTCGCCCACGAGATCGCCCGCTTTCCGCAGGGCTGCATGCGCGCGGACCGCGCTTCGACCTATGCCCAGTGGGACATGCCGGTTACCGATGCGCTGCGCAACGAATGGCGCATCTCGGCGCCGATGGTCGCCGCGGAAGGGGTTGCGGGAGCCGGCCGGTTTGCCGCCGGCAAGGGACGCGGCGGCGACTTCGGCAGTATCTGA
- the siaT_6 gene encoding Sialic acid TRAP transporter permease protein SiaT, producing the protein MVAVLGFAGMLVLLGLRMPIGLAMLTAGSLGYIHFTSVAVFLNYMKTTPYHLFANYTLSVIPLFILMGALAEKSGLSTALFRAAAAFLGHLRGGLGMALIGACTGFGAICGSSVATTATFGRATLPEFRRYNYDAGFSTGMIAVGGTLGILIPPSVILVVYAITTEQNIAKLFMAALIPGLLAALFYCIVIAVMVRLRPEAGPALPRVGWAERMRTVVGVWPVLVIAVTVVGGIYGGVFTPTEGASVGCIAMLAVGLLQRTLGWAEIKASIIQTAETSAMIFLILLGAEVFNAFLALSQLPELAAQMVSQSGLPPYGVIVALLIFYIILGGVMDELAMILLTLPIFFPIVTALELGMPSDDVAIWFGILVLMVVGIGLTAPPIGLNVFVVSAIAKDVPILATYRGVLPFVAADVVRLALVVAFPALALWLVELMT; encoded by the coding sequence ATGGTCGCCGTCCTCGGCTTTGCCGGGATGCTGGTGCTGCTCGGCCTGCGCATGCCGATCGGCCTCGCCATGCTCACCGCCGGCTCGCTCGGCTACATCCATTTCACCAGCGTCGCGGTCTTCCTCAACTATATGAAGACCACGCCCTACCACCTGTTCGCCAACTATACGCTGTCGGTCATTCCGCTGTTCATCCTGATGGGGGCGCTTGCCGAGAAGTCGGGTCTGTCGACGGCGCTGTTCCGCGCCGCCGCGGCCTTTCTCGGCCATCTGCGCGGCGGGCTCGGCATGGCGCTGATCGGCGCCTGCACGGGATTCGGCGCCATCTGCGGCTCGTCGGTGGCGACAACGGCGACCTTCGGCCGGGCGACCCTGCCGGAGTTCCGGCGCTACAATTACGACGCCGGCTTCTCGACCGGCATGATCGCGGTCGGCGGAACGCTCGGCATCCTCATTCCGCCCTCGGTGATCCTGGTCGTCTATGCCATCACGACCGAGCAGAACATCGCCAAGCTCTTCATGGCGGCGCTGATCCCCGGCCTGCTCGCGGCGCTGTTCTACTGCATCGTCATTGCCGTGATGGTCCGGCTGCGGCCGGAGGCCGGGCCGGCGCTGCCGCGGGTCGGCTGGGCCGAGCGGATGCGCACCGTGGTCGGCGTCTGGCCGGTTCTGGTCATCGCCGTCACCGTGGTCGGCGGCATCTATGGCGGCGTCTTCACGCCGACCGAGGGGGCCTCCGTCGGCTGCATCGCCATGCTGGCGGTGGGGCTGCTGCAGCGCACGCTCGGCTGGGCCGAGATCAAGGCCTCGATCATCCAGACCGCCGAGACCTCGGCGATGATCTTCCTGATCCTGCTCGGCGCCGAAGTGTTCAACGCCTTCCTCGCCCTGTCGCAGTTGCCGGAGCTCGCCGCCCAGATGGTCAGCCAGTCGGGCCTGCCGCCTTACGGCGTGATCGTGGCGCTGCTGATCTTCTATATCATCCTCGGCGGCGTCATGGACGAACTCGCCATGATCCTGCTCACCCTGCCGATCTTCTTTCCGATCGTGACCGCGCTCGAGCTCGGCATGCCCTCCGACGACGTGGCGATCTGGTTCGGCATCCTCGTGCTGATGGTGGTCGGCATCGGGCTCACCGCGCCGCCGATCGGCCTCAATGTCTTCGTCGTCTCGGCGATCGCCAAGGATGTGCCGATCCTTGCGACCTATCGCGGCGTTCTGCCCTTCGTCGCCGCCGACGTGGTGCGGCTCGCGCTCGTCGTCGCCTTTCCGGCGCTCGCGCTCTGGCTGGTCGAGCTGATGACCTGA
- a CDS encoding Tripartite ATP-independent periplasmic transporters, DctQ component — protein sequence MTSETAGEGPRPAAAGPIDRLARGLAVFGGMVMLATAAMVTVSVLMRWLFKSGISGDFEMVQIATAVAVFSFLPLCQLGRGNVFVDTFTLKAPAWFNRSLDALWDLVYAGFALLIAWRLGLGAYDAIASHTSSMVLAIPIGYAIAAAAAMALFLVLATLTALRRLFRAAS from the coding sequence ATGACCAGCGAAACGGCAGGAGAGGGGCCCCGGCCGGCCGCGGCCGGGCCGATCGACCGGCTGGCGCGCGGCCTTGCCGTGTTCGGCGGCATGGTGATGCTCGCGACCGCCGCGATGGTGACGGTCTCGGTGCTCATGCGCTGGCTGTTCAAGAGCGGCATCAGCGGCGATTTCGAGATGGTGCAGATCGCGACCGCGGTTGCCGTCTTCTCCTTCCTGCCGCTGTGCCAGCTCGGCCGCGGCAATGTCTTCGTCGACACCTTCACGCTGAAGGCGCCGGCCTGGTTCAACCGCAGCCTCGATGCGCTCTGGGACCTCGTCTATGCCGGCTTCGCGCTACTGATCGCCTGGCGACTCGGCCTCGGCGCCTATGATGCCATCGCCTCGCATACGAGCTCGATGGTGCTGGCCATTCCCATCGGCTATGCCATCGCCGCCGCCGCGGCCATGGCCCTGTTCCTGGTCCTGGCGACGCTGACGGCGCTCAGGCGCCTGTTCCGGGCTGCGTCATGA
- the dctP_2 gene encoding C4-dicarboxylate-binding periplasmic protein precursor, giving the protein MTLSRRHLMALAGATVAAPATLRTAWGQSPQVTLRMHHFLPPASNAHQRFLTPWARKVETESGGRIKIDIFPAMQLGGTPPQLYDQARDGVADIIWTLPGNTPGRFPAIEAIELPFIAGKRAVTNSKALAELAPTHFLKEFSEVQPLCLWAHDHGLIHANKPVKTQADLAGLKLRFPTRQAGEALRALGANAIGMPIPQVPEALSQNVIDGAVVPWEVVPSLRLHELVRYHTEIPGSPTLYTASFILAMNKPKYDGLPADLKAVIDANSGMPAAIMAGEMWDERGRSVADMVKGRSRNTISLLAEDEAAKWRAATKPVEEAWLKAARERNIDGQKIVDDVRAAVAKHMLA; this is encoded by the coding sequence ATGACCCTGTCCCGCCGCCACCTGATGGCGCTTGCCGGCGCAACCGTCGCCGCGCCCGCCACCCTGCGCACCGCCTGGGGGCAGAGCCCGCAGGTCACCTTGCGCATGCATCACTTCCTGCCGCCCGCGTCGAACGCCCATCAGCGCTTCCTGACGCCCTGGGCGCGCAAGGTGGAGACCGAATCCGGCGGCCGCATCAAGATCGACATCTTTCCGGCCATGCAGCTCGGCGGCACGCCGCCCCAGCTCTACGATCAGGCCCGCGACGGTGTGGCGGACATCATCTGGACGCTGCCCGGTAACACGCCGGGCCGCTTCCCGGCGATCGAGGCCATCGAACTGCCGTTCATCGCCGGCAAGCGCGCAGTGACCAATTCCAAGGCGCTGGCCGAACTCGCGCCGACCCATTTCCTCAAGGAATTCTCGGAGGTTCAGCCGCTGTGCCTGTGGGCGCACGATCACGGCCTGATCCATGCCAACAAGCCGGTGAAGACGCAGGCCGACCTTGCCGGCCTGAAGCTGCGCTTCCCGACCCGCCAAGCGGGCGAAGCGCTGCGCGCGCTCGGCGCCAATGCCATCGGCATGCCGATCCCGCAGGTGCCGGAGGCGCTCTCGCAGAACGTCATCGACGGCGCGGTGGTGCCCTGGGAGGTGGTGCCCTCGCTCAGGCTGCACGAGCTCGTGCGCTACCATACCGAGATTCCGGGCTCGCCGACGCTCTATACCGCCTCGTTCATCCTGGCGATGAACAAGCCGAAATATGACGGCCTGCCGGCCGACCTCAAGGCGGTGATCGACGCCAATTCCGGCATGCCCGCCGCCATCATGGCCGGCGAGATGTGGGACGAGCGCGGCCGCTCGGTCGCCGACATGGTCAAGGGGCGGTCGCGCAACACCATTTCGCTTTTGGCCGAGGACGAGGCGGCGAAATGGCGGGCGGCAACGAAGCCGGTCGAGGAGGCCTGGCTGAAGGCGGCACGCGAACGCAATATCGACGGCCAGAAGATCGTCGACGACGTGCGCGCGGCCGTCGCCAAGCACATGCTGGCTTGA
- a CDS encoding Alpha/beta hydrolase family protein → MSDVSDETMEFTARDGFRLQGSIFHPAGPVRSTVVVQSGMAVHRRFYAAFARHLAGRGRRVVTFDYRGIGGSRPVRLKGFPATMLDWADLDAWGVCATAAGAWPDAPLHVVGHSYGGQAYGLAPHPAVVRMVGIAAQSGDMRLFDRRVAREVRWLTRYVAPVAIALVGYFPAGRIGGGEDVPARVYRQWGGWCATPGYFFGDPAVQARERFAEVRAPVHLIGFDDDPYAPPAAVRALAARFPAALASVEIMPATIVHRGRIGHFDCFRAGLAEPLWAEIDRRLA, encoded by the coding sequence ATGAGCGATGTGTCAGACGAAACCATGGAGTTTACGGCTCGCGACGGCTTCAGGCTCCAGGGCAGCATCTTCCATCCGGCCGGGCCGGTCCGGTCGACGGTCGTCGTGCAATCCGGCATGGCGGTCCATCGCCGCTTCTATGCGGCTTTCGCCCGTCATCTCGCGGGGCGCGGCCGGCGCGTCGTGACCTTCGACTATCGCGGCATCGGCGGCTCGCGACCGGTTCGCCTCAAGGGATTTCCGGCGACCATGCTGGACTGGGCCGATCTCGACGCCTGGGGCGTCTGCGCGACAGCTGCAGGAGCCTGGCCCGACGCGCCGCTCCATGTCGTCGGACACAGCTATGGCGGCCAGGCCTATGGCCTCGCGCCCCATCCGGCAGTCGTCCGCATGGTCGGCATTGCCGCGCAATCCGGCGACATGCGCCTGTTCGACCGGCGGGTGGCCCGCGAGGTTCGCTGGCTGACGCGCTATGTCGCGCCGGTCGCCATTGCGCTCGTCGGCTACTTTCCGGCCGGCCGGATCGGCGGCGGCGAGGATGTGCCGGCCCGCGTCTACCGGCAATGGGGCGGCTGGTGCGCGACACCCGGCTACTTTTTCGGAGATCCGGCCGTCCAGGCCCGCGAACGTTTCGCCGAGGTGCGGGCGCCTGTGCACCTCATCGGCTTCGACGATGACCCCTACGCGCCGCCCGCCGCGGTCAGGGCGCTCGCGGCGCGGTTTCCGGCCGCGCTCGCGAGCGTGGAAATCATGCCTGCGACGATCGTCCACCGCGGACGGATCGGCCATTTCGACTGCTTCCGCGCCGGCCTTGCCGAGCCGCTCTGGGCCGAGATCGACCGCCGTCTCGCATGA
- the yabJ_2 gene encoding Enamine/imine deaminase, whose amino-acid sequence MQRQVINAENAPAAVGGYAQAVAVSGATRTLYVSGQIPVDAEGRCPEGFAEQCRLAWRNVLAQLAAADMTVENLAKVTIFLSDRRFAQENRAIRAEMLGSHQPALTVIITGIFDEAWLLEIEAVAVA is encoded by the coding sequence ATGCAGCGCCAGGTAATCAATGCCGAGAACGCGCCGGCCGCGGTCGGCGGCTATGCCCAAGCCGTCGCCGTCAGCGGCGCGACGCGCACCCTCTATGTCAGCGGCCAGATTCCCGTCGACGCGGAAGGCCGCTGCCCCGAGGGCTTCGCGGAGCAGTGCCGGCTCGCCTGGCGCAATGTCCTCGCCCAGCTCGCCGCCGCCGACATGACGGTCGAAAATCTCGCCAAGGTGACGATCTTCCTGTCCGACCGGCGCTTCGCGCAGGAGAACCGGGCCATCCGGGCCGAAATGCTCGGCAGCCATCAGCCGGCGCTGACCGTGATCATCACCGGGATCTTCGACGAGGCCTGGCTGCTGGAGATCGAGGCGGTGGCGGTGGCTTGA
- the garD gene encoding D-galactarate dehydratase, with the protein MTTQPRFIRLAADDNVVVAVDLIDAGKRVEGITATARVMKGHKMATRPIGQDQPVVKYGQIIGFASQPIAPGDWVHSHNCHFATFDRDYAFARDAAPEAMLPLAERATFQGFRRAKGRAGTRNYIAILTSVNCSASVARFMAEAVNRSGMLAEFPNVDGVIPLVHGTGCGIAGEGLGFDILERTIWGYATNPNVSAVLIVGLGCEVFQIPRLMKDYGIEPGTHFQSMTIQETGGTRKSIEAGVARIREMLPIVNEAKRETLPASELCLALQCGGSDGYSGITANPALGKAVDLLVAHGGTAVLSETPEIYGAEHLLTRRAESREVGEKLVSIIRWWEEYTTKHEGSMDNNPSPGNKAGGLTTILEKSLGAAAKGGSTTLRAVYRYAEKIDRNGFVYMDTPGYDPVAATGQVAGGCNMLCFTTGRGSAYGCKPTPSIKLATNSDIYARMIDDMDINCGDVLDGVSLDDKGREIFELILRTASGEKTKSELLGYGDNEFVPWQIGATM; encoded by the coding sequence ATGACCACCCAACCGCGGTTCATCCGGCTCGCGGCCGACGACAATGTGGTCGTCGCCGTCGACCTCATCGACGCCGGCAAGCGTGTCGAAGGCATCACCGCGACCGCGCGGGTCATGAAGGGCCACAAGATGGCGACCCGGCCGATCGGGCAGGACCAGCCGGTGGTCAAATATGGCCAGATCATCGGCTTCGCCTCGCAGCCGATCGCGCCCGGCGATTGGGTGCACAGCCACAACTGCCATTTCGCGACCTTCGACCGGGACTATGCCTTCGCCCGGGACGCCGCGCCCGAGGCGATGCTGCCGCTCGCCGAGCGCGCGACATTCCAGGGCTTCCGTCGCGCCAAGGGCCGTGCCGGCACCCGCAACTACATCGCCATCCTCACCTCGGTGAACTGTTCGGCTTCGGTCGCGCGGTTCATGGCCGAGGCGGTCAACCGGTCCGGCATGCTCGCCGAGTTCCCCAATGTCGACGGGGTCATTCCGCTGGTTCACGGCACGGGCTGCGGCATTGCCGGGGAGGGGCTCGGCTTCGACATTCTGGAGCGCACGATCTGGGGCTATGCGACCAATCCCAACGTTTCCGCCGTGCTCATCGTCGGCCTCGGCTGCGAGGTGTTCCAGATCCCGCGGCTGATGAAGGACTATGGCATCGAGCCGGGCACGCATTTCCAGTCGATGACGATCCAGGAGACCGGGGGCACCCGCAAGTCGATCGAGGCGGGCGTCGCGCGCATCCGCGAGATGCTGCCCATCGTCAATGAGGCGAAGCGCGAGACGCTGCCGGCTTCCGAACTGTGCCTCGCCCTGCAATGCGGCGGCTCCGACGGCTATTCCGGCATCACCGCCAACCCCGCGCTCGGCAAGGCCGTCGACCTGCTGGTCGCCCATGGCGGCACGGCGGTGCTGTCCGAGACGCCGGAGATCTACGGCGCCGAGCACCTTCTGACGCGCCGCGCGGAAAGCCGCGAGGTCGGCGAGAAGCTCGTGTCCATCATCAGGTGGTGGGAGGAGTACACGACCAAGCACGAAGGCTCGATGGACAACAATCCCTCGCCCGGCAACAAGGCGGGCGGGCTGACCACCATCCTCGAGAAATCGCTCGGCGCGGCCGCGAAGGGCGGCTCGACGACGCTGCGCGCGGTCTATCGCTATGCCGAGAAGATCGACCGCAACGGCTTCGTCTACATGGATACGCCCGGCTATGATCCGGTGGCCGCGACCGGCCAGGTCGCCGGCGGCTGCAACATGTTGTGTTTCACCACCGGCCGCGGCTCGGCCTATGGCTGCAAGCCGACGCCCTCGATCAAGCTCGCGACCAATTCCGACATCTATGCGCGCATGATCGATGATATGGACATCAATTGCGGCGACGTGCTGGACGGTGTCTCGCTCGACGACAAGGGGCGCGAGATCTTCGAGCTGATCCTGCGCACGGCGTCCGGCGAGAAGACCAAGTCCGAACTGCTGGGTTATGGCGACAACGAGTTCGTGCCCTGGCAGATCGGCGCAACCATGTGA
- the ureG gene encoding Urease accessory protein UreG, producing the protein MQVNTTSSPSSPHGPLRVGIGGPVGSGKTALMDALCKALKGSFEIAAITNDIYTKWDAEYLMRSGALPTERIMGVETGGCPHTAIREDASINLAAVADMRARFPQLDLILIESGGDNLAATFSPELADLTIYVIDVAAGEKIPSKGGPGITRSDLLVINKTDLAPLVGADLGVMERDSRRMRGQRPFVFTNLKTQDGVDTVARFIREKGGLSSS; encoded by the coding sequence ATGCAGGTGAACACGACGTCGTCGCCATCCTCGCCCCATGGTCCGCTGCGTGTCGGCATCGGCGGGCCGGTCGGCTCGGGCAAGACCGCGCTGATGGATGCCCTGTGCAAGGCGCTCAAGGGCTCGTTCGAGATCGCCGCGATCACCAACGACATCTACACCAAGTGGGATGCCGAATATCTGATGCGCTCCGGGGCTCTGCCGACCGAGCGGATCATGGGGGTCGAGACGGGCGGCTGCCCGCACACGGCGATCCGCGAGGACGCCTCGATCAACCTTGCGGCGGTGGCCGACATGCGGGCGCGCTTTCCGCAGCTCGACCTGATCCTGATCGAATCGGGCGGCGACAATCTCGCCGCGACCTTCTCTCCCGAGCTTGCCGACCTCACCATCTATGTCATCGACGTCGCGGCGGGCGAGAAGATCCCGTCCAAGGGCGGCCCGGGCATTACCCGTTCCGATCTTCTGGTGATCAACAAGACCGACCTTGCCCCGCTCGTCGGCGCCGATCTCGGCGTGATGGAGCGCGACAGCCGGCGCATGCGCGGCCAGCGCCCCTTCGTCTTCACCAATCTGAAGACCCAGGACGGCGTCGACACGGTTGCCCGCTTCATCAGGGAGAAGGGGGGCCTCAGCTCTTCCTGA
- the ureF gene encoding Urease accessory protein UreF — protein sequence MAEPLPPAALYRLMAWMSPSYPVGAFSYSHGLEWAVEAGDVADAAGLADWLGLVLEAGSGLADATFMVHAHRALAAGDGAALAEVAELALAFQPARERLLETTAQGNAFMLATEAAWPAEGLGVMRSAWSGAVAYPVAVGAATAAHGIGEALSVHAFLHAVTANLVSAAVRLVPLGQTDGQRVLARLEPQVEATAAMAMATPLDELGGHALRSDLAAMRHETQYTRLFRS from the coding sequence ATGGCTGAGCCGCTGCCGCCGGCAGCGCTCTATCGGCTCATGGCCTGGATGTCGCCGTCCTATCCCGTCGGCGCCTTCAGCTATTCACACGGCCTGGAATGGGCGGTCGAGGCGGGCGACGTCGCGGATGCCGCGGGCCTTGCCGACTGGCTCGGCCTCGTCCTCGAGGCCGGTTCGGGGCTCGCCGACGCGACCTTCATGGTTCATGCCCATCGCGCGCTCGCCGCGGGCGACGGCGCGGCGCTGGCGGAGGTCGCCGAACTCGCGCTCGCCTTTCAGCCGGCGCGCGAGCGGCTCCTGGAGACGACCGCCCAGGGCAATGCCTTCATGCTGGCGACCGAGGCGGCCTGGCCGGCCGAAGGGCTCGGCGTCATGCGCTCTGCCTGGAGCGGCGCCGTGGCCTATCCGGTTGCGGTGGGAGCGGCGACCGCCGCGCACGGCATCGGCGAGGCGCTGAGCGTGCACGCCTTCCTGCACGCGGTCACCGCCAATCTCGTCTCCGCCGCGGTGCGCCTCGTCCCGCTCGGCCAGACCGACGGCCAGCGGGTCCTCGCCAGGCTGGAGCCGCAGGTCGAGGCGACGGCGGCGATGGCCATGGCGACGCCGCTCGACGAGCTCGGCGGCCATGCGCTGCGGTCCGATCTCGCCGCCATGCGCCATGAAACCCAATATACCCGGCTGTTCAGGAGCTGA
- the ureE1 gene encoding Urease accessory protein UreE 1 — MIRAIEVLDPGSFADSAVIDRVVLDYDDRHRRRLAMEGVEGTAFLLDLAEAVPLVSDCGLKLEDGRIVLVVAAAEPLLEIRTKDPGHMVRVAWHLGNRHLPTQIMGTKLRIRRDHVIEEMAKGLGAKVLPIEAPFDPEGGAYGHGTVTGHDHHHGHGHHDHGHHHDHDHHGHGHAHKHEHGEKHDHGHKHGDGHKHGHGEKHDGHKHVHDDACGCGHGHHHHDHKHG, encoded by the coding sequence ATGATCCGCGCCATCGAAGTTCTCGATCCCGGTTCCTTTGCCGACAGTGCCGTCATCGACCGCGTCGTGCTCGACTATGACGACCGGCATCGCCGGCGGCTCGCCATGGAAGGCGTCGAGGGCACCGCCTTCCTGCTCGACCTCGCCGAGGCCGTGCCGCTCGTCTCCGATTGCGGGCTCAAGCTCGAGGACGGCCGGATCGTGCTGGTGGTCGCAGCCGCCGAGCCGCTCCTGGAGATCCGCACCAAGGATCCCGGACACATGGTGCGGGTCGCCTGGCACCTCGGCAATCGGCACCTGCCGACGCAGATCATGGGAACGAAGCTGCGGATCCGCCGCGACCATGTGATCGAGGAGATGGCAAAGGGGCTCGGCGCCAAGGTCCTGCCGATCGAAGCGCCTTTCGACCCCGAAGGCGGCGCCTATGGCCACGGCACCGTGACCGGGCACGACCATCATCATGGTCATGGCCACCACGATCACGGGCATCACCATGACCACGATCACCACGGTCACGGCCATGCGCACAAACATGAGCACGGCGAGAAGCACGACCATGGCCACAAGCACGGCGACGGTCACAAGCACGGGCACGGCGAGAAGCACGACGGGCACAAGCACGTGCACGACGATGCCTGCGGCTGCGGCCACGGGCATCACCATCACGACCACAAGCATGGCTGA
- the ureC1 gene encoding Urease subunit alpha 1 yields MPYRMSRAAYADMFGPTVGDTVRLADTELFVTVEKDFTIPGEEVKFGGGKVIRDGMGQSQVTNRGGAVDTVITNVLIIDHWGIVKADVGLKDGRIAAIGKAGNPDVQPGVDIIIGPGTEAIGGEGKILTAGGIDTHIHFICPQQIDDALASGLTTMLGGGTGPASGTTATTCTPGPWHIARMLQAAEAFPMNLAFSGKGNAALPDALVEQVEAGACALKLHEDWGSTPAAIDNCLAVADAHDVQVMIHTDTLNESGFVDDTIAALKGRTIHAFHTEGAGGGHAPDIIKVAMIENVLPSSTNPTMPYTVNTIEEHLDMLMVCHHLSPSIPEDVAFAESRIRKETIAAEDILHDMGALSIMASDSQAMGRIGEVIIRTFQTAHKMKVQRGALAEDVGTGADNFRVKRYIAKVTINPAIAHGLSRHIGSVEAGKLADLVLWDPKFFGVKPSLVLKCGTIAAAPMGDPNASIPTPQPVHYRPMFGSFGKAATASSVTFVSKAAYERGVHRDLGLQRIVLPVENVRGGISKKSLIHNGATPHIEVHPETYEVRADGELLTCAPARELPMAQRYFLF; encoded by the coding sequence ATGCCCTATCGGATGTCCCGGGCGGCCTATGCCGACATGTTCGGCCCGACCGTCGGCGACACGGTGCGTCTCGCCGACACCGAGCTGTTCGTGACGGTCGAAAAGGATTTCACCATTCCGGGCGAGGAGGTGAAATTCGGCGGCGGCAAGGTGATCCGGGACGGCATGGGCCAGAGCCAGGTGACCAACCGGGGCGGGGCCGTCGACACCGTCATCACCAACGTCCTGATCATCGACCACTGGGGCATCGTGAAGGCCGATGTCGGCCTGAAGGACGGGCGCATCGCCGCCATCGGCAAGGCCGGCAATCCCGACGTCCAGCCTGGCGTCGACATCATCATCGGGCCCGGCACGGAAGCGATCGGCGGCGAGGGCAAGATCCTCACCGCCGGCGGCATCGACACGCATATCCACTTCATCTGTCCGCAGCAGATCGACGATGCGCTGGCGAGCGGGCTCACCACCATGCTGGGCGGCGGCACCGGTCCGGCCTCCGGCACCACCGCCACCACCTGCACGCCCGGCCCCTGGCACATTGCGCGCATGCTGCAGGCGGCGGAGGCCTTTCCGATGAACCTCGCCTTTTCCGGCAAGGGCAACGCGGCCCTGCCGGACGCGCTGGTCGAGCAGGTCGAGGCGGGCGCCTGCGCGCTCAAGCTGCACGAGGACTGGGGTTCGACGCCGGCGGCGATCGACAACTGCCTCGCCGTCGCCGACGCGCACGACGTCCAGGTGATGATCCATACCGACACGCTGAACGAGTCCGGTTTCGTCGACGACACGATTGCCGCGCTCAAGGGCCGCACGATCCATGCCTTCCACACCGAGGGGGCAGGGGGCGGCCATGCGCCCGACATCATCAAGGTGGCGATGATCGAGAACGTGCTGCCGTCCTCGACCAACCCGACCATGCCCTACACGGTCAATACGATCGAGGAGCATCTCGACATGCTGATGGTCTGCCATCACCTGTCGCCAAGCATCCCCGAGGACGTCGCCTTCGCCGAAAGCCGGATCCGCAAGGAGACCATCGCCGCCGAGGACATCCTGCACGACATGGGCGCCCTGTCGATCATGGCCTCCGATAGCCAGGCCATGGGCCGGATCGGCGAGGTGATCATCCGCACCTTCCAGACCGCGCACAAGATGAAGGTGCAGCGTGGCGCGCTGGCCGAAGACGTCGGCACCGGCGCCGACAATTTCCGCGTCAAGCGCTATATCGCCAAGGTGACGATCAATCCGGCGATCGCCCACGGGCTGTCGCGGCACATCGGGTCGGTCGAAGCCGGCAAGCTCGCCGATCTCGTCCTGTGGGACCCGAAATTCTTCGGCGTGAAGCCGTCGCTGGTGCTGAAATGCGGGACCATCGCGGCCGCCCCGATGGGCGATCCCAATGCCTCGATCCCGACGCCGCAGCCGGTGCACTACCGGCCGATGTTCGGTTCCTTCGGCAAGGCGGCGACCGCCTCCTCGGTCACCTTCGTGTCGAAGGCGGCCTATGAGCGCGGCGTGCACCGCGACCTCGGGCTGCAGCGCATCGTGCTGCCGGTCGAGAACGTGCGCGGCGGCATTTCCAAGAAAAGCCTCATCCACAACGGCGCGACGCCCCATATCGAGGTTCATCCGGAGACCTACGAGGTGCGCGCCGACGGCGAGCTCCTGACTTGCGCGCCGGCCCGCGAACTGCCGATGGCCCAGCGCTATTTTCTGTTCTGA
- the ureB1 gene encoding Urease subunit beta 1: MKPGEIITPAGEIVLNAGANSLTLIVSNTGDRPVQVGSHYHFAEANPALAFDRELARGMRLDIPAGTAVRFEPGQTREVTLVPYQGARTVHGFRRDVMGKL; the protein is encoded by the coding sequence ATGAAACCGGGCGAGATCATCACGCCGGCCGGCGAGATCGTGCTCAATGCCGGTGCCAACAGCCTCACGCTGATCGTGTCGAACACCGGCGACCGGCCGGTGCAGGTCGGTTCGCACTATCACTTCGCCGAGGCCAATCCGGCGCTCGCATTCGACCGCGAACTCGCCCGGGGCATGCGGCTCGACATTCCCGCCGGCACGGCCGTGCGGTTCGAGCCGGGCCAGACCCGGGAGGTTACGCTCGTGCCCTATCAGGGCGCGAGAACCGTCCACGGCTTCCGCCGGGACGTGATGGGCAAGCTGTAA